In Telopea speciosissima isolate NSW1024214 ecotype Mountain lineage chromosome 10, Tspe_v1, whole genome shotgun sequence, the DNA window GTATGTATATGTTAAAGGAGATGGGAGGGTGATGTAGCCAAGGTGGATTCTGATATCATGATCTTGGCCTTTAGACATATATGTATACATGTGACTTATGATGTACATTTAGATTGAATGGTGGTTAGGGTAACCAACCCGGTTGCTACAACCCCTAGCTAATAGGGGGTTAGGTGTTGGATGGCCTTTAGTAGTGTGTCAGAGGATGATTTTTTGAATGCCACTTCCACGGTACGATGTGATTATTGCTGGAGGTGGACCGAGTCAGGGGACCAATGGTAATTTCGGGACCGGCGTGGTCTAATCGGGGTTTGCTGGGAGACCCAAGGCACATTCAATGAACTGACAAGCTCCCATTCGTAATTAGGGTTGTATCGCTGGTGGACCCAGGTCATATTCGGGGACCAGAGATACGTCCTAATGTTTTGCAGTAGCATCTTACTTAGGACTTAATTTTGTTGTTAGGTTATTGATATAAAATGAATTCACCGGCACCACATCATTATTGACTATGTATGCTTGCATGCCCCCATCCCTTATTGAGCTTAGTTAAGCTCACACCACGTGCATGTTCTTTTTAACTATTGATGCAGTTGAGGTTTCACTATCATGCACAAAAGTTGCATTTGGCTATGACGATGGCGAGATGGGTTGGTGGAACCCTGATGCTACAAAGCATGGACCAGGTTATACTTGCAATGACTATGCCTACTATGGACAGTGATTGTGGACTTGATGTCCCCATTCTCTTTTTGATCTTTTTGATGTTGTATGGATTTGGAAGACAAGAATAAACTTGGTTATGTAAGTAACTTTATCATTTAGGTTGACCGGTTATATGGATTCCATATGTATTATATTCTACTGCTCTgatttatttactgttttaagtATGAATTGTGCATTTAAGCATCTTAGTCACATCTCCTGGGTTAAAGGAAGTGGGGTGTGACAGCTTGGGAGCATGAGACGAAGCATGGTGGAGAAGAAGCCATCCTTATATAGAGGAAGGAATGGTCAAGATTAAAAGGACATGGAATGGTCCAAATTGAAAAAGGTCAAGCACCTGATGGGAGCTTGGAAAGAGTAATTGCCATACATGATGTCACGATACCCCATTGGATGTTTACAAATCTAGCGGGTATAGTGATGTTTTCCAATGAAGGCATTGATGAAGATTCACTGAAAAAGGTAGCTGCCCCATGTGAAGCACTAGATCCCCATAGATTAAATACCTAGATACTCGCAAGCATAAGTACGGGAATAAGAATCATTTTCCCATAGTGGCTTTAATAATATAGCATTACACACTTACATCATGAAAGGTCATCAGAAGCTCCACCGCACAATTAATCCCACGATTTGTTACGTTCAAAAACCCGAAGATCTCATCACTCGGTCAAGAGTGATGAATCCACCACCGTTCGAGCAAAAATAGAGAGATGGATTCCACTCCTCCTAGAGAAAAAGGGGCCAACACACGGAACCATAGTATTCTCCATGGACGATGGCACAAATGATCGGCCAAAGATGGACAAGCGCTAACCAAATTGTTCTATGCCCACACACCCTAGTTGGCTATGTTGGAGCGGGGGGGCTTTATGTTATACCATAAAATGGCCACCCAATAACAACAAGACATGTGGTATCCAAGAAGAAATCCGATTGGTAAAGTTTGATGTATCATACCCGCAAGAGATTCCATCCCAGATACACAAGACCGATGCAATTTAGCCGACCGGCTAGCCAGATGAAGAAATCCACTTTGATTGGGTTAATTGATGTATCCATTCCTTGGCATGTCACCACCAACTGGCATGGTTCTCCCACCAAGAAACCATACCCTATGTCACAACAACATTTTATAAGCATTTATGAATGCTCACCAAACAAGGCTCCTTGACAAGAGGGAGACCTTATTAGATATGGACTCTCCATTACCTGATAAACAGGAACACACCACCTCCTAAAAACCAAGAGGACTCCATCACCTGTCAAATCAGGATCTTCTCGTTACCACATCTCCCCAACAAACCAACACTACAAATAGGAAGGTAATACCCCATGCAAAGAGATCACACTCTCTTACTGTTTCATATGTTTGCTAAagagacctaacttaggcatcagaaaGTCCCCCGCTCCCATGGCCCTTATCTCCCTTATCTGTTTGTTCCTCTGTGTAGGTTCTTTCCTTGGAGGACCCACTTGGAGGTTTCATGACTCAACAACAGGTATTCCGGTACTTCGACGAGGATGGTGATGGCAAGATATTGGCGACGGAGTTGCAAAGTTGTGTAAGGACTATGGGTAGTGAGCTATCGACCGAAGaggcagtggtggcggtgggATTGTCAGACTCAGATGGTGATGAGTTGCTTAGGTTCGATGATTTTGCAAGGTTGATGGAAGAGAATGGAGAGGAGGTGGAGGATGATTTGAGGGAGGCATTTGGGATGTATGCGATGGATGTGTGTGATTTTATAATTGCCAAGAGCTTGAAGAGAATGTTGAATCAAATTGGTGAGTCAAGAACGATCCGTGAGTGTAAGGGAATGATTAGCGTCTACGATTTGAATGGGGATGGCGTGCCTAACTTCGAGTTCATAGTAGCATCATGGTGGGGTGGGATTGAGGGGAGGGCAAGGTGGGGTTGGGGATGAAGCGGTGGCCGCGGCGTTGGCGATAATTGGGGTTAGGattggaaaaagaaagggaggTGATGGTTGGGATTGGGACTATGAGGGCTAAATTTGGAAATATATTTAATTTGGAGTATGACTAAACCAATAAGGCATCCCAAACGTCCTTGAAAGAATGGGTGATTCTAAATCCTTTTAACAAAGATTGGGCACCTCCGGTGTATTTTACcctgaatcgttatcctctcctgtaaTCGCACGAtgttgtactgcatcgtgcggtgcagcaaaggccatgtggcacaacgggccccacatggtgcacatggcctctgcaaccGCCGCATGATGTAATACAGCACCGTGCAGTtactgcataggataaaaattcattttacccccttaaaaaaattttacaatCCTCACTCACCATTGATATCATCCAATTTCCTTCCTAATTGTCACATCCCCTCCATCCCAACAAGGAAATTTTCATAAACCATAACATTAACACTAAAGTCGTCAATTCCATATACCTGACCATTGAGACCAAGCAagcttaccaaaaaaacaaaaaaaccaagcaAGCTTTTTTGTTACCTAATTTGTGATGTGAAGGCTTAATCAAAGAGCTTGATTTTGTTGATGATCCTTCCTATAAAGTGAATCACATGGTTGAATCATGATGGTTTTCATTCTCCCTTAAACCCAATAAGGAAAATCTTCACAAATCTTACTACCATATTTGTCAATTTTTACAGTCCTCACAATTGGCAGTTTGGCACCATCCAGTCTTTATTTCTAAATTTGTAATGTAAATGCATAAAACCAGAGTGAGAAACTATGAACCAGCTGACAAACCCTTTGATTTCGTTGATGAGAGATCCGATCCTACCCAGGAAAAAGTGCTATAATACCTTAATCATAACACTACTCCctcaaacccaacaaagaaTTTTTTACAAACTCCAATGCCGAATCTGTAATTCCACATTCACTCTCACTAATCACTATAAACACACACGAACAATCCCTTACAACCCcgaaaagaattgaaaaaaaatgaaaagaaaggaatCGGCGTGAACAGTTCCAAATATATAAGAATAAATCTGAAAAGAAAAGCTAAAAACAAGATCCACCTCGAAcacctctcctcctcctctcctctctctccctctctctctctctcgggcGTTTCTGCCCagtctccatctcttctctcgCTTCTGCCCAGTCTCCTCCTTCCTCAAAAATAACAGCTGGAGCAACAGAAGCGGAAGAAGATCAAATAAAAGCCAAACTCAAGAATTCATGTTTACCCAATTCATATCGATGAACAGGTTATGAGATCCAAAGATTCAAataatgaaagaagaagagcccAATTGGTTCTCTAGATGGGAAGAAGAGCTTCCTTCCCCAGAGGAGCTTATGCCCCTCTCCCAGACCCTAATAACCCCTGACCTCGCTCTTGCCTTTGACATTCGAAACCCTGGCACGCCACATGCTGcttcaacaccaccaccaccattacctccTTCCTCTCAACCCCACTCTGCCGAGTTCGATTCGACTGAGTTAGGATCCGCAACTGGAGGAGACGAGCCAGCTCGGACCCTGAAGCGTCCTCGATTGGTATGGACACCTCAGCTCCACAAGAGATTCGTTGATGCAGTAGCCCATCTTGGGATCAAGAACGCTGTGCCCAAGACGATAATGCAGTTGATGAGTGTTGATGGGTTGACTCGGGAGAACGTAGCGAGTCACTTGCAGAAGTACAGGCTTTACCTCAAGCGGATGCAGGGGCTATCTGCTGGtaacggtggtggtggtgcagcagGATTGTCTCCCACTGACGCTGCAACGGATCACTTGTTTGCGAGCTCCCCGGTGCCAAGGCAGCTCTTGCATCCAGGGCCACCGGGGTCAGATCACTTCTTGCCGTACGTGCCGGTGGCGGCTCTTCAGCACCATCAGCAGCAGATGGCAGCGGCGGCATTGGCggtgcagcagcagcagcagtttCATCAGAGGCAGATGGGGCATTTTGGGTCGCCGCCGGGAGGGCAATTCGATCACGGATTTTTTCCACGGCAGGCCCCAGGTGTGAATAGGATTGGAGCTGCAATGCCAGCGCAACCTCCGGCTTATGTAGAGGATTTGGAGTCTGCAACTGGTGGAGGagttggtggtggaggtgggAGGAAGGTTCTTACTCTGTTTCCTACTGGGGATGATTGAAGACCTTTGGTAATTATTGCCTTTTCTTTGGGTTCCTTTTTGAGTATTGTGTTGAATTTGGAGAATTGGTTGGGAGGTGGAggttttgggggttttggggggggggggggggtgtgttgacGGGGGTGCTGCTAATTGGTTTTGTTTAAATTTAgggttctctttttctttttcttttttttgatagatcAATTTAGGTTtctagttgttgttgttgttgttgttgggttATAGAGATAGATATCAGGATGCCATGGAAATCAAAATTCCCTCTTCAGATCCTATGAATTGGCTATGCTCTGCAGTTCTGCTTGGTTCAGATTCTAGGTGCCTTAAATTATTGCAGTGGGTGGGTAATGTCATTCCAGTGACTAGCATTCCCAGGTACCTTGTGTGTAGTTTCAATTTTATACACTTCATTTAATTTGGTATTGGTAGAGGAGAGGGATTTGACTCATGGTATTCTTTCCAGTTTTGTAAACTGTGGTGCCATTGTGTGACTAGGAGGCCTCTATATTATGGAGCCGGAGGTCAGAAAATTCTGATGTTATTAAAATGTCAGGTTCATTACAATGCCAGGAGAACATCAAATGTAATGTGAATTTCTAATTTTATCAGTTTATCAGTATCCTCATCATATGTCTTGTTTATAAATGCATATGTTCTTGCATGAATGATGAATAATGGCTTTCAGTTAATAAATCTGACTTGAAATTCTAGATGACTTTCTGATTAAGCATAGATTTaactctttcttctgttttgctTGAAGTGTGTCGTAATTTTCTGGGAATACTATTTTGAAATTAAGAGAACAAAATTATTACCAACAAAAAATATGTTGATTTGAGGGGAAATGTGGGATAGTATGAAAATTTGATCCATTCCTAAGCAAGGAAACTTCCATAGGGAAGATAAGGAAACTGTTGAAGAAAACTAAATGGTAAAGTTTACCCTCCACACAAGAAAGCTATCAATACCTCTAAAGTTTTTTTACAAGATAATAAGTAAACATTGGTAGTGTATCAGAATTAGTTGGTCATTGTTATGTGTCTGTATTTTGGCATAATAAAGCCTCCTGTGGCTGGACAGCGTTGTTTTCATTTGGGTGTGTAGCCAGTTGTCATAGGATTGTGGGAGTCCTTGCAACGGTTAGTAGACCAAGTTTTTAGGAAGTAGTTATCAAGTTCTAGTCTTTAGGGGAGTTGGGTGGGAAGAGTTACTCTGTAGGAGATATGTTTTACAAGGGGAGCTATTCTTTAGGAGTTAGTTATTGAATGATGGTAGGATTCTGTAAATCAGATGTTGGAATAAAGTAATGGTTATCTAACCTTTGAAATACAAACTTTAGCTTAGGAGGTCTGTAGCGAGAGCACCTGTTAGAGAACCAGAAccgagagatgggagagagggaGGTGAGGAGAGGAGAACTGTCGAATATGACAGCCTCCCTCACAatgtttgtatttataataacagATTACAATAAGAagaggaattcctaatcataataggattccaagttacaataggaaaagaatagTGAAATAGAGCTAGGACTAGAAATAACAACtcaaactaggactaggactttAAGACACAGAGAAATAACAACTCATACTCAAAATAGGAGAGTCACATGAACTCGATATActttaatactccccctcaagctggagtgtATAAATCACCTAGACCTAGTTTGGAACAACTTCGACGAAAAGCAGGTCCAAACAGTGCctttgtaaacatatcaccaagttgattggtaGTAGAGACAAATGGAGTAACAACcaacttcttcataacagcatcccgaacaaagtgacaatcaacctcaacgtgctttgtcctctcatgaaagacagGGTTATTTGCAATATAGATAGCAgattgattatcacaaaacatttgcATAGGTTGATTGatggaaaaccctaattccTGGAGTAAGGATTTTACTCACATCAATTCAGTTGTAGTATGAGCCATCGCTCGATATTCGGCTTCAACACTGGATTGAGCAACAGTGGTTTGCTTCTTGCTTTTCCAGGTGACCAAATtgccacccacaaaggtacaataaccaga includes these proteins:
- the LOC122644255 gene encoding transcription factor MYBC1-like, with amino-acid sequence MKEEEPNWFSRWEEELPSPEELMPLSQTLITPDLALAFDIRNPGTPHAASTPPPPLPPSSQPHSAEFDSTELGSATGGDEPARTLKRPRLVWTPQLHKRFVDAVAHLGIKNAVPKTIMQLMSVDGLTRENVASHLQKYRLYLKRMQGLSAGNGGGGAAGLSPTDAATDHLFASSPVPRQLLHPGPPGSDHFLPYVPVAALQHHQQQMAAAALAVQQQQQFHQRQMGHFGSPPGGQFDHGFFPRQAPGVNRIGAAMPAQPPAYVEDLESATGGGVGGGGGRKVLTLFPTGDD